One window of Nicotiana tomentosiformis chromosome 11, ASM39032v3, whole genome shotgun sequence genomic DNA carries:
- the LOC104090309 gene encoding extensin-2-like yields MGQLPLLVTALAICFVASTVVADYSYGYASPSPSYNSKKYYKTQSPPKYLVPTPYYKSPVIAKHYYKSPAPAKYYKSPAPVKYYKAPAPTKYYKSPAPSKNYYKSPTPSKNYYKSPSPAKYYKAPAPVKYYKAPPPAKYYKSPAPAKYYKAPSPAKYYKSPAPAKYYKSPAPAKYYKAPAPAKYYKSPAPTKYYKSPVPAKYYKSPAPSKNYYKSPVPLKNYYKSPSPAKYYKSPSPAKYYKSSAPSKYYKSPPPPKYYKSPVYYKSPPPPTYYEKSPSYYKSPPPPPKYYEQSPPPKYYEQSPYYKSPPPPPKYYEQSPSSYKSPPPPYYKESTPSYKSPPPPPKYYEQSPITYNLPSLPKTYEKSPSYYSPPPPANYYKQTPTYASPPPPEKYEQSATYASPPPPSASPPPTYY; encoded by the coding sequence ATGGGGCAATTGCCTTTACTTGTAACTGCTTTGGCAATTTGCTTTGTAGCCAGCACTGTTGTTGCTGATTACTCTTATGGGTATGCTTCTCCCTCACCTTCTTACAACTCCAAGAAGTATTACAAAACACAATCTCCACCAAAGTACCTAGTACCTACTCCTTACTATAAGTCACCTGTTATTGCAAAACACTACTACAAGTCACCAGCTCCCGCAAAATACTACAAGTCTCCAGCTCCAGTAAAATACTACAAGGCACCAGCTCCTACAAAATACTACAAATCACCAGCTCCTTCAAAGAACTACTACAAATCGCCAACTCCTTCAAAGAACTACTACAAGTCGCCATCACCCGCAAAATACTACAAAGCGCCTGCTCCCGTAAAATACTATAAGGCGCCACCTCCTGCAAAATATTACAAGTCGCCAGCTCCTGCAAAATACTACAAGGCACCATCTCCCGCAAAATACTACAAATCGCCAGCTCCCGCAAAATACTACAAGTCGCCAGCTCCCGCAAAATACTACAAGGCACCAGCTCCCGCAAAATACTACAAATCGCCAGCTCccacaaaatactacaagtcGCCAGTTCCCGCAAAATACTACAAGTCGCCGGCTCCTTCAAAGAACTACTACAAGTCACCAGTTCCTTTAAAGAACTACTACAAATCGCCATCGCCTGCAAAGTACTACAAATCACCATCCCCAGCAAAATATTACAAATCGTCTGCTCCTTCTAAATACTATAAGTCACCGCCAccaccaaaatattacaagtcccCAGTTTACTACAAGTCTCCACCACCACCAACTTATTATGAGAAATCACCTTCGTATTACAAGTCACCTCCACCTCCTCCAAAATACTATGAACAGTCACCTCCTCCAAAATACTATGAACAGTCACCTTATTACAAGTCACCTCCACCCCCACCAAAATACTACGAGCAATCACCATCTTCTTACAAATCTCCACCTCCACCATACTACAAAGAATCTACACCTTCCTATAAATCACCTCCACCTCCGCCAAAATACTACGAGCAATCGCCTATAACTTACAACTTGCCATCTCTACCAAAAACCTATGAAAAATCACCATCTTATTACTCACCTCCACCACCCGCAAactattataagcaaactcccaCCTATGCCTCACCTCCACCACCTGAGAAGTACGAGCAATCCGCTACCTATGCTTCACCTCCGCCCCCATCAGCATCTCCTCCGCCAACCTACTACTAA